TCGAAGAGCGCGGCCGGGTCCGCAGGGTCGTCCGCGAACGGGTCGGGAGGGGGCTCGTCGTTCACCCGTCCACGGTAACCCGAGACGTCGTCTCCGCGCCGGCGCGGTCGACAGCCCCCGGTTTTGCCGCGGGCACCCGGTACACTCGATCACACCGAGCGGAAGGTGCCATGTCGGAAGGTGCCATGTCGGAAGGTGCCATGGACGGAAGTATCGACGCCGCCCTCAGCAGCAAGATCGCCCTTCACGGGCTCACCTTCGACGACGTGCTGCTGCTCCCGGCGGTCTCGGACGTCGTCCCCAGCGAGGTCGACACCTCGACGCGGCTGTCCCGATCGATCACGCTGCGGGTACCGCTCGTCTCCTCCGCCATGGACACCGTGACCGAAGCCCGGATGGCCATCGCGATGGCCCGTCAGGGCGGGGTGGGTGTGCTGCACCGAAACCTGTCGATCGAGGACCAGGCCATGCAGGTCGACCTGGTCAAGCGGTCCGAGGCCGGGATGGTCAGCGCGCCCATCACCTGCGCGCCCGAGGACACCATCGCCGTGGCGAACGCGCTCATGTCCCGCTACCGCATCTCCGGCGTCCCGGTGACCGATCCGGATTCGGTGCTCCTCGGCATCGTGACCAACCGCGACATCCGTTTCGAGCGGGATCACGGTCGCTCGGTGCTCGAGGTCATGACCCGGATGCCGCTCGTGACCGCACCGGAAGGCGTCTCGGACGACGAGGCGCTGCGGCTGCTAAGCGCCCACAAGATCGAGAAGCTGCCGATCGTCGACGCCGGTGGCCGGCTGCGCGGCCTGATCACGGTCAAGGACTTCGTCAAGCGGGACCAGTACCCCGGCGCGACCAAAGACGCGGACGGCCGCCTCGTCGTCGGGGCTGCGGTCGGGGTCGGCGAGGACGCCTACAAGCGGGCGCAGACCCTGGTCGAGGCCGGGGTCGACTTCCTCGTTGTCGACACGGCGCACGGGCACTCCCGGGCGGTCACCGACATGGTGCGCCGGCTCAAGGGGGACACCGGGATCGACATCATCGGCGGCAACGTGGCGACGGCGGACGCGGCTCGGGCGCTGATCGGCGCGGGTGCGGACGCCATCAAGGTCGGCGTCGGCCCCGGATCGATCTGCACCACCCGGGTGGTCGCCGGCGTCGGCGTGCCCCAGGTCACCGCCATCTTCGAATGCGCTCAGGTCGCCCGGCCGGCGGGGGTCCCGGTGATCGGCGACGGCGGGTTGCAGTACTCCGGCGACATCGCCAAAGCGATCGCCGCTGGCGCGGACACCGTGATGCTCGGCAGCCTGCTCGCCGGGGTCGAGGAGAGCCCCGGCGAGTTGCTGTTCATCAACGGCAAGCAGTACAAGAGCTACCGGGGGATGGGTTCGCTCGCGGCGATGCAGAGCCGAGGGGCGGCGCGGTCGTTTTCGCGGGACCGCTACTTCCAGGACGACGTGCTCTCCGACGACAAGCTGGTCCCGGAGGGGGTCGAGGGCCAGGTGCCGTACCGGGGTCCGCTGGC
This sequence is a window from Mycobacteriales bacterium. Protein-coding genes within it:
- the guaB gene encoding IMP dehydrogenase, producing the protein MDGSIDAALSSKIALHGLTFDDVLLLPAVSDVVPSEVDTSTRLSRSITLRVPLVSSAMDTVTEARMAIAMARQGGVGVLHRNLSIEDQAMQVDLVKRSEAGMVSAPITCAPEDTIAVANALMSRYRISGVPVTDPDSVLLGIVTNRDIRFERDHGRSVLEVMTRMPLVTAPEGVSDDEALRLLSAHKIEKLPIVDAGGRLRGLITVKDFVKRDQYPGATKDADGRLVVGAAVGVGEDAYKRAQTLVEAGVDFLVVDTAHGHSRAVTDMVRRLKGDTGIDIIGGNVATADAARALIGAGADAIKVGVGPGSICTTRVVAGVGVPQVTAIFECAQVARPAGVPVIGDGGLQYSGDIAKAIAAGADTVMLGSLLAGVEESPGELLFINGKQYKSYRGMGSLAAMQSRGAARSFSRDRYFQDDVLSDDKLVPEGVEGQVPYRGPLAAVAHQLVGGVRAAMGYCGARSIEELQAAQFVRITAAGLVESHPHDIQMTVEAPNYPAR